Proteins from a single region of Chloroherpeton thalassium ATCC 35110:
- the dnaA gene encoding chromosomal replication initiator protein DnaA: MLMSEGHDQPGAPVSHLSEQALAQIAWKKCLDIIRDGLHNLQSFKTWFEPIVPLKLSGQELTIQVPSQFFYEMIEENYYSLLKRALMEVMGTGAKLRYSVLVQAAQAETPVVARIPEKKGKHTPAALPKVISHANGKQTKEAQDLFANNVHRFESYLNPKYRFENFVKGDCNDLAHAAAKSVSETPGKSSFNPLVIYGGVGLGKTHLIQAIGNHARENNKAKFVMYVSSEKFTIEFVNAIQNNQAHEFSAFYRNVDLLIIDDIQFFERKEKTQEEIFHIFNTLHQANKQIVLSSDRPIKELKGIEERLLSRFQWGLTADLQLPDYETRRAILQRKLEENSATLDESIIDFIATNMTSNIRELEGCLVKLLATASLNAKSIDLPLAKNILRDSVRERSQTVTIEMVEKAVCEYFGISANDIKGKSRKKEIAFARQMAMYSAKKWTKSSFKTIGLHFGGRDHSTVIHAVNAIDKNADRSEEVRNTIEELHKRLEIMSL; the protein is encoded by the coding sequence TCGTGCCATTAAAACTTTCTGGCCAGGAATTGACCATTCAGGTGCCCAGCCAGTTTTTTTATGAAATGATCGAGGAAAATTATTACTCGCTTTTAAAGCGCGCCTTGATGGAAGTGATGGGAACGGGAGCCAAGCTGCGATATTCTGTTTTGGTTCAGGCGGCACAAGCTGAAACACCCGTCGTCGCTCGTATCCCCGAGAAAAAAGGCAAGCACACTCCGGCGGCGCTTCCGAAAGTCATTTCTCATGCGAATGGCAAGCAGACAAAAGAAGCTCAAGACTTATTTGCAAACAATGTACACCGCTTCGAAAGCTACCTAAATCCAAAATATCGCTTCGAAAATTTCGTTAAAGGCGACTGCAACGATTTGGCTCATGCGGCGGCAAAATCCGTTTCTGAAACGCCAGGAAAAAGTTCATTTAACCCATTGGTGATTTACGGCGGCGTGGGACTTGGAAAAACCCATCTGATTCAAGCCATTGGAAACCATGCCCGAGAAAATAACAAAGCCAAATTCGTCATGTATGTTTCCAGTGAGAAATTTACCATCGAGTTTGTCAATGCGATTCAAAACAACCAAGCACACGAATTTTCAGCGTTTTATCGAAATGTCGACCTCCTCATCATCGATGACATTCAATTCTTTGAGCGCAAAGAAAAAACACAAGAGGAAATTTTTCACATTTTCAACACGCTGCATCAAGCCAACAAGCAAATTGTACTGTCTTCCGACCGCCCAATAAAAGAGCTCAAAGGCATTGAAGAGCGCTTGCTGTCACGCTTCCAGTGGGGACTGACGGCTGATCTTCAATTGCCAGACTACGAAACCCGACGCGCCATTCTGCAGCGCAAGTTGGAAGAAAATAGCGCCACGCTGGACGAGTCCATTATCGATTTTATCGCCACCAACATGACCAGCAACATCCGTGAGCTTGAAGGCTGTCTGGTCAAATTGCTGGCAACGGCCTCTCTCAATGCAAAAAGCATCGATCTGCCGTTGGCAAAAAATATTCTCCGCGATAGTGTTCGCGAACGCTCGCAAACCGTGACCATTGAAATGGTTGAAAAAGCCGTTTGTGAATATTTTGGAATTTCGGCAAACGACATCAAAGGAAAGTCTCGGAAAAAGGAAATCGCTTTTGCGCGGCAAATGGCCATGTACAGCGCAAAAAAATGGACAAAATCCTCTTTCAAAACGATTGGATTGCATTTCGGCGGACGCGACCACTCTACTGTAATTCATGCCGTAAATGCGATCGACAAAAATGCCGATCGCTCTGAAGAAGTGCGAAATACCATTGAAGAATTGCATAAGCGACTTGAAATCATGTCGCTTTAA
- a CDS encoding TMEM14 family protein, whose protein sequence is MNTIIFAYGIVMIILGISGWMLSGSPTSLIGTLMGVLVILGAKLSGTQSWAKFLVLVPALLIVLSLGARLPGYFSLGTNGEISMNVVFIQLFMWVISVAALIYYFTVFKASDAPKA, encoded by the coding sequence ATGAACACGATTATCTTCGCTTACGGCATCGTGATGATCATTTTGGGCATTTCAGGATGGATGCTTTCTGGCAGCCCCACTTCGCTTATTGGTACGCTGATGGGCGTGCTTGTAATTCTTGGTGCAAAACTTTCCGGCACGCAATCGTGGGCAAAGTTTCTCGTTCTCGTTCCTGCCCTGTTGATTGTGCTTTCGCTGGGCGCAAGGCTTCCTGGCTATTTTTCTTTGGGGACAAATGGCGAAATTTCAATGAATGTGGTTTTCATCCAACTGTTCATGTGGGTGATTTCGGTTGCGGCACTGATCTATTATTTCACCGTTTTCAAAGCGTCAGATGCGCCAAAAGCCTGA
- the ruvB gene encoding Holliday junction branch migration DNA helicase RuvB yields MGKNGALSSASGAGEVQFEEQIRPARFGDFAGQKKIVENLKIFIAAARERDDALDHVLLSGPPGLGKTTLAYIVAHEMGVGIKATSGPVIDKPGNLAGLLTSLEKGDVLFIDEIHRLNPAVEEYLYSAMEDFKLDIMLDSGPSARSVQIAIPPFTLVGATTRAGLLTAPLRARFGINLRLDYYSAELLEKIVQRASRIFGVEIEKDGAFEIARRSRGTPRIANRLLRRARDFAQVNGDLHISKNIAKRTLEALEIDEYGLDEMDKRLISALIEKYRGGPVGVATLAMAVGEEPDTIEEVYEPYLIQEGYIMRTPRGRVATDLAYERFGIDKADPQSSLFEQE; encoded by the coding sequence ATGGGGAAAAACGGAGCGCTTTCGTCGGCGTCGGGTGCGGGTGAAGTTCAATTTGAGGAGCAGATCCGTCCGGCGCGTTTCGGGGATTTTGCCGGTCAAAAAAAGATTGTAGAGAATCTGAAGATTTTTATCGCCGCCGCGCGCGAACGAGACGACGCACTCGATCATGTATTACTTTCCGGTCCTCCTGGACTTGGAAAAACAACGCTGGCCTACATTGTGGCGCATGAAATGGGCGTTGGCATCAAAGCAACATCCGGCCCGGTCATCGATAAACCGGGCAATTTGGCAGGGCTTTTAACGAGTTTAGAAAAAGGCGATGTGCTTTTCATCGATGAAATTCACCGCTTAAACCCAGCCGTCGAGGAATATCTTTACTCCGCGATGGAAGATTTCAAGTTGGATATCATGCTCGATAGTGGGCCTTCGGCGCGAAGCGTTCAGATTGCCATTCCGCCATTTACGCTTGTTGGCGCAACCACGCGCGCGGGGCTTTTGACCGCGCCGCTTCGAGCGCGTTTCGGCATCAATTTGCGGCTGGATTATTATTCAGCTGAGTTGCTTGAAAAAATCGTTCAGCGTGCCTCGCGTATTTTTGGCGTGGAAATAGAAAAAGATGGCGCATTTGAAATTGCGCGCCGCTCAAGAGGCACACCACGAATTGCCAATCGATTGCTGCGTCGTGCGCGAGATTTTGCACAAGTGAACGGCGATTTGCACATTTCCAAAAATATCGCCAAGCGAACGCTCGAAGCGCTTGAAATTGACGAATACGGCTTGGATGAAATGGATAAGCGGCTTATCTCGGCCTTAATTGAAAAATATCGGGGAGGCCCGGTGGGCGTTGCCACATTGGCAATGGCGGTGGGTGAAGAACCCGATACAATTGAAGAAGTTTATGAGCCGTATTTGATTCAGGAAGGCTATATCATGCGAACCCCGCGCGGGCGCGTTGCCACCGATTTAGCTTACGAGCGATTCGGTATCGATAAAGCTGATCCGCAAAGCTCGCTATTTGAACAGGAATAA
- the gyrA gene encoding DNA gyrase subunit A, with protein sequence MQREKIIPINIEDEMRDSYLDYSMSVIVSRALPDVRDGLKPVHRRVLFGMNELGLQAGRSYKKSARVVGEVLGKYHPHGDSAVYDSIVRMVQNFSLRYPLVDGQGNFGSVDGDAPAAMRYTEVRMMRISSEILRDLDKNTIDFAPNFDDSLEEPIVLPAAFPNLLINGASGIAVGMATNIPPHNLTEVIDGVIAYINNPEITIEELMTYIKAPDFPTAGIIYGYNGVRDAYLTGRGKIVLRAKVQVEVTPKNGRESIIITELPYQVNKARLIEKIAGLVQQKKVEGIADLRDESDRDGMRVVIELKKDAVTQVVINRLFKLTQLQETFGVIMLALVGGIPRVLTLKETIQYYVNHRHEVILRRTRFELDEAERRAHILEGLKICLDNLDEIIATIRQSPDTETARERLMATFSLSDLQAKAILDMRLQRLTGLERQKIEDEYLELLKTIEGLRAILANEKLQMQLIKKELLQIKKTYGDERRTQIVYETEDFSVEDMIAEEDVVITITHQGYIKRFPVSGYRRQGRGGRGISGVSAREDDFIEHMFIASTHHYILFFTSHGKCYWLKVHEIPEAGRTARGRSITNLIEFATGEKIKASINVKEFNDTQFIVMATKNGTIKKTPLSEYSNPRRSGIIAINITDNDELVGASLTDGSHQIVLAKNTGYAVRFPEQNVRPMGRNSIGVKGASISGDEAIISMVSTPRNDATLLAITDNGYGKRSAIEDYRMTKRGANGVITLKANEKVGKLVDMLEVNDGEDIIIITNKGIVNRQHIADIRVMGRNTSGVRLIRLDEDDFVSAVARVPKEDTEEEETPEENDNQISLPLDSSDNNPQPEDEDPE encoded by the coding sequence ATGCAGCGAGAAAAAATTATTCCGATCAACATTGAAGACGAGATGCGGGATTCGTATCTCGATTATTCCATGTCGGTGATTGTCAGTCGTGCTTTGCCAGATGTTAGAGACGGCTTAAAACCCGTGCATCGGCGGGTTCTTTTTGGAATGAACGAGCTTGGACTTCAAGCCGGGCGGTCGTATAAAAAATCGGCGCGCGTGGTTGGCGAAGTGCTTGGTAAATATCATCCGCATGGTGACTCGGCGGTTTATGACTCGATCGTTCGTATGGTTCAGAATTTTTCTTTGCGCTATCCGCTCGTGGACGGACAAGGCAACTTCGGCTCGGTTGATGGCGACGCCCCAGCGGCGATGCGTTATACCGAAGTTCGCATGATGCGTATTTCGAGTGAAATCCTGCGCGATTTAGATAAAAATACGATCGATTTCGCCCCGAACTTCGACGATTCGCTTGAAGAGCCCATCGTGCTTCCCGCTGCATTCCCCAATTTGCTTATCAATGGCGCTTCTGGCATCGCCGTTGGCATGGCCACCAACATTCCACCGCATAATCTCACCGAAGTGATCGACGGCGTCATCGCCTACATCAATAATCCTGAGATTACGATCGAAGAATTGATGACCTACATCAAAGCCCCAGATTTTCCAACAGCCGGCATTATTTATGGCTACAACGGCGTGCGCGATGCTTACCTCACCGGTCGCGGGAAAATTGTGCTTCGTGCGAAAGTTCAAGTAGAGGTGACGCCAAAAAATGGCCGCGAGTCCATCATTATCACCGAACTGCCTTATCAGGTCAATAAAGCCAGGCTGATCGAAAAAATTGCGGGCTTGGTTCAGCAGAAAAAGGTGGAAGGCATTGCCGACCTGCGCGACGAGTCCGACCGCGACGGCATGCGCGTGGTCATCGAACTGAAAAAAGATGCCGTTACCCAAGTGGTGATCAATCGGCTGTTCAAACTCACGCAGCTCCAAGAAACATTTGGTGTGATTATGCTGGCGCTTGTGGGCGGCATCCCAAGAGTGCTCACGCTGAAAGAAACGATTCAATATTATGTCAATCATCGGCACGAAGTCATTTTGCGCCGTACCCGCTTTGAGCTGGACGAAGCCGAGCGGCGCGCGCATATTTTAGAAGGCCTTAAAATCTGCCTGGACAATCTCGATGAAATCATCGCGACCATTCGCCAGTCGCCCGACACAGAAACAGCTCGCGAGCGATTAATGGCAACATTCAGCCTCTCCGACCTGCAAGCCAAAGCGATTTTGGATATGCGGTTGCAACGCCTCACCGGCCTTGAGCGCCAGAAAATTGAGGACGAATATCTCGAGTTGCTCAAAACCATCGAAGGCCTTCGTGCGATTCTTGCCAACGAAAAACTCCAGATGCAGCTCATTAAAAAGGAGCTTTTGCAAATTAAGAAAACCTACGGCGATGAACGCCGCACGCAAATTGTGTATGAAACAGAGGATTTCTCGGTTGAAGACATGATTGCCGAAGAAGATGTGGTGATCACCATTACGCACCAAGGCTACATCAAGCGATTTCCGGTTTCCGGCTACCGGCGCCAAGGTCGTGGCGGACGCGGCATTTCCGGCGTTAGCGCTCGCGAGGACGATTTCATCGAACATATGTTCATCGCGTCCACGCATCACTACATTCTCTTTTTCACTTCACATGGAAAGTGCTATTGGCTCAAGGTGCACGAAATTCCTGAAGCTGGCCGCACCGCACGCGGGCGTTCCATCACCAATTTGATCGAATTTGCTACGGGCGAAAAAATCAAGGCGTCCATCAACGTGAAGGAATTCAACGATACACAGTTTATCGTGATGGCCACGAAGAACGGCACGATCAAAAAAACACCACTCAGCGAATATTCTAATCCACGCCGCTCGGGCATCATTGCTATTAACATTACCGATAACGACGAACTGGTTGGTGCAAGCCTCACCGATGGCAGCCACCAAATCGTGCTCGCCAAAAACACGGGCTACGCCGTTCGCTTCCCTGAACAAAATGTGAGACCGATGGGCAGAAACTCCATCGGCGTTAAAGGCGCATCGATTAGCGGCGACGAGGCCATTATTTCTATGGTTTCCACGCCTCGCAACGACGCAACGCTGCTTGCCATCACCGACAATGGCTATGGCAAACGCAGCGCGATTGAAGATTATCGCATGACCAAGCGCGGCGCAAACGGCGTGATTACGCTCAAGGCCAATGAAAAAGTGGGCAAGCTGGTCGACATGCTTGAGGTCAATGATGGCGAGGATATTATTATTATCACGAATAAGGGAATCGTCAATCGTCAGCACATCGCCGACATTCGCGTGATGGGTCGCAATACTTCCGGCGTTCGTTTGATTCGCTTAGACGAAGACGATTTCGTTTCTGCGGTTGCTCGTGTGCCAAAAGAAGACACGGAAGAGGAAGAAACACCGGAGGAAAACGACAATCAAATCAGCCTCCCGCTTGATTCATCCGACAACAATCCGCAGCCGGAAGACGAAGATCCCGAGTAA
- the smc gene encoding chromosome segregation protein SMC yields the protein MYLSKLELFGFKSFAQRVQVKFDSGLTAIVGPNGCGKTNIVDAIRWVLGEQKTSVLRSDKMENVIFNGTKNRRPLGMSEISLTIENTKNILPTEYSEVTLTRRLYRSGESEYFLNKVPCRLRDIWDLFVDTGMGSDAYSVIELKMIEQILSDNAEERRRLFEEAAGITKYKQRRKQTYKKLETTSQDLARVEDIVNEVEKKVNALERQAKKAAQVRTLKDELLSLELGLAERQAAALDAKLKPLQAELPIHETKKSELTALIAKLEADIESQQLKLVEIERLRSTSQKEINARRENIVVTEKQLVSNKARLHSLQESIARAEKEVREIELQCETLAVEKQKNEVSLEERRKAYDEKKKAYEDARKAHEELEQNLREQRDEIEDKRRELAVISKKISEAKLRERSLEGKIENIEENLARAAERKILLERNISERSAKKLENGSLLERLMFQHKQAESELEAAKTRRAEFRSAIDAAKERLLQLRSDLNARQHRIAFLKSLLESYEGLPEGIAHLEKSAAPRYGLGCLSDMIATDEKFKLAVNAALGEALAYYICPTEQDALAAISELRKAGKGKVSFVALEKLQPTSGETQQENSPPESSLPEGVYRTADVIRAPETVRALLAILLENAYVAESLEAAQQLAAALPNASFTTLSGERYRSAGFLRGGSVKEDEGLRIGKKEELELLSAEKSEIEADIKKTEAALLEAQTGLNRTSLAEFEKEVRRLAKETTDAEKHRSQIQFELTSFENDIRQLDSRLAKDAEEKAALEMELDAQRPQLLALAEDLERENRALELAQESGRSAESELVRSRDAMQERHLKQKDAEFALEKARTELWRNDQDSRNAARQQERLTDEIAAAQAEIFRLTGELETMNENLRRFYNEKDAAEKVLAEIEFNYNALKGDFNKNESDLRQAQRQREITSQMIFEFQQQASRLEMKIENLQSVIKSEYDLTLEIKAFSDDDEFDQAAATERIGQIKTRLKNLGAVNELALEEFKTEKERFDFLVSQQADLQSAEKQLLDTIEEINKTAQKLFSETFAQIRKNFVEIFRSLFNEGDEADLMLDDTADPLDANIDIMAKPKGKRPQSIMLLSGGEKTLTAISLLFAIYLVKPSPFCILDEVDAPLDDANVGRFTDLLRQFSKETQFIIVTHNKRTMEASRVLYGVTMEEEGVSKLVAVRMDGRDAGG from the coding sequence ATGTATTTATCGAAGTTAGAACTATTTGGGTTTAAGAGTTTCGCACAGCGGGTTCAAGTGAAGTTTGACAGCGGATTGACGGCCATTGTGGGGCCGAACGGCTGTGGGAAAACGAACATCGTCGACGCGATTCGCTGGGTGCTGGGCGAGCAGAAAACTTCGGTCTTGCGCTCTGATAAGATGGAAAACGTGATTTTCAACGGCACGAAAAACCGTCGCCCGCTCGGCATGTCCGAAATTTCCCTAACGATTGAAAATACCAAAAATATTCTCCCTACCGAATATTCCGAAGTCACCCTAACGCGCCGACTTTATCGCAGCGGCGAAAGCGAATATTTTTTGAACAAAGTCCCCTGTCGGCTCAGGGATATTTGGGATTTGTTTGTCGATACCGGCATGGGCAGCGATGCCTATTCCGTCATCGAGCTGAAGATGATCGAGCAAATTTTGAGCGACAACGCCGAAGAACGCCGACGCCTCTTCGAGGAAGCCGCGGGCATCACCAAATACAAACAGCGTCGGAAGCAAACTTACAAAAAACTTGAAACGACCTCGCAAGACCTTGCCCGCGTTGAGGATATTGTGAACGAGGTGGAAAAAAAGGTCAATGCGCTCGAGCGGCAGGCCAAAAAAGCCGCGCAAGTTCGCACGCTCAAAGATGAGCTTTTGTCGCTTGAACTCGGTCTTGCCGAGCGACAAGCCGCCGCGCTCGATGCCAAATTAAAACCGCTTCAGGCCGAACTGCCGATTCACGAGACGAAAAAATCCGAACTCACCGCACTCATCGCCAAGTTGGAGGCGGACATCGAGTCGCAGCAATTGAAACTTGTCGAAATCGAGCGGCTGCGTTCTACAAGTCAAAAGGAAATTAACGCGCGGCGCGAAAACATCGTTGTAACGGAAAAGCAGCTGGTTTCGAACAAAGCGCGTTTGCATTCGCTTCAAGAGTCTATTGCGCGTGCCGAAAAGGAAGTTCGCGAGATTGAACTTCAGTGCGAAACGCTTGCAGTGGAAAAACAGAAAAATGAGGTCTCGCTGGAAGAGCGTCGCAAGGCTTATGACGAAAAGAAAAAAGCCTACGAAGACGCCCGCAAAGCCCATGAGGAATTGGAACAAAACTTGCGTGAGCAACGCGACGAGATCGAGGACAAACGCCGCGAGCTTGCCGTGATTTCAAAAAAAATCTCCGAGGCGAAACTGCGGGAGCGTTCGCTCGAGGGAAAAATTGAAAATATAGAGGAAAATTTAGCACGTGCGGCGGAGCGCAAAATATTGCTCGAACGCAACATTTCGGAGCGAAGTGCAAAAAAACTGGAGAACGGATCCTTGCTTGAACGGCTGATGTTTCAGCACAAGCAGGCCGAATCGGAGTTGGAAGCAGCCAAAACGCGCCGTGCGGAGTTTCGTTCGGCCATCGATGCCGCTAAGGAGCGTCTGCTTCAACTCCGCTCCGACCTGAACGCCCGCCAACATCGCATCGCCTTTCTCAAATCGCTTTTGGAAAGCTACGAAGGCCTGCCGGAAGGCATCGCCCATTTGGAAAAATCCGCCGCGCCGCGCTACGGTCTCGGCTGCCTTTCCGACATGATCGCCACCGACGAGAAATTCAAACTTGCCGTCAATGCTGCGCTCGGCGAGGCGCTTGCCTATTACATCTGCCCGACCGAGCAGGACGCGCTCGCCGCCATTTCCGAACTTCGCAAGGCCGGCAAGGGCAAGGTCTCGTTCGTCGCGCTGGAAAAATTGCAACCGACGAGCGGCGAAACGCAGCAGGAAAATTCGCCGCCCGAAAGCTCGTTGCCCGAAGGCGTTTATCGGACGGCGGATGTGATTCGTGCGCCTGAGACCGTTCGCGCGCTGCTTGCGATTTTGCTTGAAAACGCTTATGTCGCCGAGTCGCTGGAGGCGGCGCAACAATTGGCGGCGGCGCTTCCGAACGCTTCGTTTACGACGCTTTCCGGCGAACGCTATCGCAGCGCGGGATTTTTGCGCGGCGGTAGCGTGAAGGAAGACGAGGGCTTGCGCATCGGCAAAAAGGAAGAGCTGGAACTTTTGTCCGCCGAAAAATCCGAGATTGAAGCGGACATCAAAAAAACGGAGGCGGCGCTTCTGGAGGCGCAAACCGGTTTAAACCGAACCTCGCTTGCCGAATTTGAAAAAGAAGTTCGTCGGCTTGCCAAAGAGACGACGGACGCCGAAAAACATCGGTCGCAAATTCAGTTTGAACTCACCTCGTTTGAAAACGACATTCGGCAATTGGATTCGCGCCTTGCCAAAGATGCCGAAGAAAAAGCCGCGCTGGAAATGGAACTGGACGCGCAAAGGCCGCAGCTCCTTGCGCTTGCGGAGGATTTGGAGCGCGAAAATCGGGCGTTGGAACTTGCGCAGGAATCGGGTCGCTCGGCGGAATCGGAGCTGGTGCGCTCGCGCGACGCCATGCAGGAGCGGCATTTGAAGCAAAAAGACGCCGAGTTTGCGCTCGAAAAAGCCCGCACCGAACTTTGGCGCAACGACCAAGACAGCCGAAACGCCGCTCGCCAACAAGAACGCCTCACCGACGAAATCGCTGCCGCACAAGCCGAAATTTTTCGCTTGACGGGCGAACTGGAAACCATGAACGAAAACCTTCGCCGGTTTTACAACGAAAAAGACGCCGCCGAAAAGGTTTTGGCCGAAATTGAGTTTAACTACAACGCGCTCAAAGGCGATTTTAACAAAAACGAATCCGATTTGCGACAGGCGCAACGGCAGCGCGAAATCACGTCGCAGATGATTTTTGAATTTCAACAACAGGCGTCGCGCTTGGAGATGAAAATCGAAAATCTTCAATCCGTTATTAAAAGCGAATATGATTTAACGCTTGAAATTAAGGCGTTTTCGGACGATGACGAGTTCGATCAAGCGGCGGCGACGGAGCGCATCGGGCAAATCAAAACGCGGCTGAAAAATTTGGGCGCGGTCAATGAATTGGCGTTGGAGGAGTTCAAGACGGAAAAAGAGCGATTTGATTTTCTCGTCTCGCAACAGGCCGACTTGCAAAGCGCCGAAAAGCAGCTTTTGGACACCATTGAGGAAATTAATAAAACCGCGCAAAAGCTTTTTTCGGAGACCTTCGCGCAGATTCGCAAAAACTTTGTGGAAATTTTCCGCTCGCTTTTTAACGAGGGCGACGAGGCCGATTTGATGCTTGACGACACCGCCGACCCGCTGGACGCCAACATCGACATCATGGCCAAGCCGAAGGGCAAACGCCCGCAATCGATCATGCTGCTGAGCGGCGGCGAAAAAACCTTGACGGCCATTTCGCTCTTGTTTGCGATTTATTTGGTCAAGCCCAGCCCGTTTTGCATTCTGGACGAAGTCGACGCGCCGCTGGACGACGCCAATGTCGGCAGATTTACCGACCTGCTTCGGCAATTTTCCAAAGAGACGCAGTTCATCATCGTCACGCACAACAAGCGCACGATGGAAGCCTCGCGCGTGCTTTACGGCGTCACGATGGAAGAAGAAGGCGTCTCCAAGCTCGTCGCCGTCCGCATGGACGGTCGGGACGCGGGCGGTTGA